The Candidatus Eisenbacteria bacterium genome contains the following window.
ACCTCGAAATACTCTCCGTCGTCCACCACCCTCTTTATGATCTCTTTGATGTCGTAGGGCTTGCTCGGATCGTCGGGGACAATCTCGGCCAGCTCCGGGTCCATCCTGTTGGGGTCGTCGGTGCACGCCGTCCTGGGGGGATCTTCCATGTTGTTCTGCGGCACGTAGCTCAGAAGCTTCCTGATGTGCTGTATGCCGTCGCGACAGTCTTCTGCCGCAAAATGCGCAACCCCGCTCTTCGTGCTGTGCGTTATCGCTCCGCCCAATTGTTCAAACGTGACGTTCTCGTTCGTCACGCTTTTTATCACGTCGGGGCCGGTCACAAACATGTGGCTCGTGCCCTTCACCATTACGATGAAATCCGTGATTGCGGGCGAATACACTGCCCCTCCGGCACAGGGGCCGAAGACTGCAGAAATCTGAGGCACGACACCGGAGGCGAGAGTGTTCCTAAGAAAGATCTCCGCGTAGCCCCCGAGGCTCGATACGCCTTCTTGTATTCTGGCTCCGCCGGAGTCGTTCAGTCCCACTATCGGCGCACCGTTCATCAATGCCAGATCCATGATGTTGCATATCTTCTTTGCGTTTTCCTCGCTGAGCGTGCCTCCGAAGACCGTGAAGTCCTGGGCAAAGACGTACGTCAGCCTGCCGTCGATGCGGCCGTGGCCCGCGACTACCCCGTCTCCGGTTATCCTCTTCGAATACATCCCGAAGTCGCGACACCTGTGCGTGACAAACACACCCAACTCCTGAAACGTGCCTCTGTCCAGCAGGAGCTCGATTGACTCTCTGGCCGTAAGCCTTCCGGAAGCGTGAATCTTCTGAATTCTCTCGGCCCCCCCACCGAGCAGGGCCTTCTTCTTGCGACTTCTGAGCTCCCTGATCCGAGCTTCGTTTCCCATTTTCCTACCTCCTGGTACAAAGCGCAAAACCCGTGGGCTGGGGGGCCCGAGGCGAGATCGCCTGGGCGTGAGAGTTGAGCCAACCGCACTCGTCGTGCGCGCCAATCGCGACCGGCACCGGCACCCAAAGCTAACGCCGGCGCGCGGCCCGGTCAAGCACGGAATGTGGGCGGGAGTGGCGCGCCTCGGTTACGCGCCGCCTCCAGTCCGCCTTGAAAAGACAGACACCGAGTGCTATATTTGGGTGTGGAAAACGCCTGATCTCCAAGATGCTCGTTCTCACGGGTGTCTGAAGTCGTGTGTCACGCCGCTCGCGGCGCGGTCAGAAAGGGAGCGCGTCAAGGATGAATCTTGGAAGAATAGTGGCCTTGCTCTTGGTGGTGTTCTGTCTTCTGGTGCTGGTGGGATACTTGGTGCATCTCCACCCCGGCATAGGGTTGCGATAAGATCGTGAGTTCAACCACCCGCGCACAGTAGGGGCAGGAGAAACCTGTTGCTCAAACGAGTTCTCATTGCCAATCGTGGAGAGATCGCTGTCAGGATCATCAGAGCCCTGAAGGAGACGGGTATTACCGCCATAGCGGTCTACTCAGACGCTGACAGAGAGTCTCTGCACGTGAGACTGGCCGACGAAGCTTACCGAATCGGACCTCCGCCCAGTGAAGAAAGTTACCTGAGAATAGACACCATCGTCTCGACGGCCAAGAAAGTCAAGGCCGACGCGATTCATCCCGGCTACGGCTTCCTGGCGGAGAACGAGGATTTTGCCGCAGAATGTGAGGCGAGGCGGGTGATTTTCATAGGCCCTCCGAGCAGCGCCATCAAGGCGATGGGAAACAAGCTGGTCGCCCGAAAAACTGCCGTCGCCGCCAAAGTGCCGATCATTCCGGGCACCACCACCGCCACGAGAGATTTGAAGCAGGCCAAAGCTGCGGCCAAAAAGCTGGGCTATCCGATCATGGTCAAGGCTGCGGCAGGTGGAGGTGGAAAGGGACTCCGGGTCGTGAGAAGCGATGAAGAGCTTGAGAGCTCAATCCGACTCACCCGGGGCGAGGCCAAGGCGGCCTTCGGGAACGACGAGCTCTACATCGAAAGATATATCCCCAGACCCAGACACATCGAGATGCAGATACTGGCCGACAAGCACGGCAACTGCGTCTATCTCGGAGAAAGAGAATGCTCCATTCAGAGGAGACATCAGAAAGTAATCGAGGAGACGCCTTCGGTCGTAGTGACTCCCGCGATGAGAAAGCAGATGGGCGAGGCCGCCCTAAGAATCGCAAAAGCGGTGGGCTACACAAACGCCGGCACGGTCGAGTTCATTGTTGACGAGAAGCGCGATTTCTATTTCCTGGAGATGAACACGCGACTCCAGGTGGAACACCCCGTGACCGAACTCGTGACGGGCATAGACATAGTGAAAGAGCAACTGCGCATCGCCGCGGGAGAGAAGCTGTCCTTCGAGCAAGACCAGATCTCCCCGCGCGGCCATGCGATCGAGTGCCGCATTTACGCCGAGGA
Protein-coding sequences here:
- the accC gene encoding acetyl-CoA carboxylase biotin carboxylase subunit — its product is MLKRVLIANRGEIAVRIIRALKETGITAIAVYSDADRESLHVRLADEAYRIGPPPSEESYLRIDTIVSTAKKVKADAIHPGYGFLAENEDFAAECEARRVIFIGPPSSAIKAMGNKLVARKTAVAAKVPIIPGTTTATRDLKQAKAAAKKLGYPIMVKAAAGGGGKGLRVVRSDEELESSIRLTRGEAKAAFGNDELYIERYIPRPRHIEMQILADKHGNCVYLGERECSIQRRHQKVIEETPSVVVTPAMRKQMGEAALRIAKAVGYTNAGTVEFIVDEKRDFYFLEMNTRLQVEHPVTELVTGIDIVKEQLRIAAGEKLSFEQDQISPRGHAIECRIYAEDPYNSFLPSAGRIRRLRLPEGPGIRNDTGIFQGYEVSVYYDPLLAKLVVWANTRNEAMERARRALREYLIDGVATTIPFHKWIMEQEEFEKGNIHADFIDANFTGATPMEDEELLRAALISATLDVFEKGKKVYVPPTSEGKARGGAWKLYGKLRGPHEVYRLGR
- a CDS encoding acyl-CoA carboxylase subunit beta codes for the protein MGNEARIRELRSRKKKALLGGGAERIQKIHASGRLTARESIELLLDRGTFQELGVFVTHRCRDFGMYSKRITGDGVVAGHGRIDGRLTYVFAQDFTVFGGTLSEENAKKICNIMDLALMNGAPIVGLNDSGGARIQEGVSSLGGYAEIFLRNTLASGVVPQISAVFGPCAGGAVYSPAITDFIVMVKGTSHMFVTGPDVIKSVTNENVTFEQLGGAITHSTKSGVAHFAAEDCRDGIQHIRKLLSYVPQNNMEDPPRTACTDDPNRMDPELAEIVPDDPSKPYDIKEIIKRVVDDGEYFEVQKDYAENITVGFARLDGRSVGIVANQPKVLAGVLDIKSSIKAARFVRFCDAFNVPVVTFEDVPGFLPGTEQEYGGIIKHGAKLLYAYCEATVPKLTVITRKAYGGAYDVMSSKHVRGDYNVAWPTAQLAVMGAEGAVNIMYRREIAEAKDPEAARAKFVEEYNEKFANPYIAAELGYLDDVIEPQETRPRLISALEMLQNKRQSLPPKKHGNIPL